The genomic segment ATTGTCTATACAAGATTTTTCATGTTATAGCTGAATTAAggttattgaattcagattaaAGTCTTTAGATTCGCTAAGTGTTTTCGttggaattttttatttgatacttTATCCTTACTGTATTAAACTATTCACTCATAATCTCTAATACACATGCGCACATGTATGCATATTCCTTCATTTTGTCAATATCCACCACTCTCGTTccgatttcaaatattattaattggTACACACGTACCGTGGCAGATTTGTTTAATGGCAAGAGACATGGACATGAATATACGGGTTTCTGCTTTTGATGCTCTTGGGAAGATACAAATGGTTTCTGAGGATCTTTTGATGCAGAGCTTATCCAGAAAGGCTTTGGAATCTACtaaagaaaagaattatccTGGCCACTATACTGTTAAACTGCTTAGAATACCAGCATCTGCAGCTGCATTTACTTTTGTTCATGGATTGCAGGATGAATTTCATGAAGTAACATCTCACATGCTTTACAGTTTCATTTAAATGCTGCTATTTTTTGCCTTTACATTTTGGAGTATCCACTCTTCTGATATAAGATCATGTCTCTCTTCGTTCATTACCCATTCCTTGTCGTACTGGATTCATTAAGAATACATTCCTTAGTATCATAATTATTAACTGCTTTACCTTTATTAAGGTCAGACGATCAGCCTGTTGTGCATTGCAAATGCTGATGGCCTTTTCATCTGAATTTACTGGTGAAGCTGTTCATGTGTTGATGGATATACTGAATGATGATTCATTGGTTGTACGACTACAAGCTTTAGAGACACTGCATCATATTTCTTTATGTGGCCAACTAAAGGTGGAGGAATCTCACTTGCACATGGTAAAGGCTTGGTTAATCTTCAAAGACATAATTTCAAGTTTGGAAagaatttatctttttcttctCGGACATGCATTTTTGTCCTGATTTGCAGATACAAAGTGTTCCGGGCTTTCATATTGTGTTCTAATTTCCATGATTAATTTTCCTATTTCAGTTTTAGatttgatttattattttattgtagTTCTTTGGCAGTTTAATGGATGGCAGCCCTATGATTAGGTCTGCTTCCCGGAAGGCCATCCAATCAATTAAGTTACCAAAGTTGAAGATGTTTAGGTTGTGCATTGATGCCCTTGTGAAGAACTTAGAGCTTTATCCACTGGTTTGTTCTTTTTAACTTCGTTCTTCGCTTGATAGTAACTATACACTCATTCAATCCACCATTAGGAGAACCTTCTGCTACAGTATGTTTTCAAAAATAGTGGATATATGCTGGAATCTTGATGGAACAAGCGTGATAATTCGATgaaattctgatatgaatgacAGGATGAGGCTGATGTATTCTCTGTCCTATATAAAATTGGTCGAATTCATGGAAAATATGTTGCTAGCATCTTCCAGGAGGTTTTTCAAGAGGTAAGGTTTAGTGGAATTATGGTCATATATCTTTATTCTAGCTACTGTCTGTCAAATCAGTTACTATATTTTTTGCATGATGTGTTGACAAATGCCTCAGTTGGAGCCTTCTTTTGACGGAAATTTGGGGTTTCACAACACAAGGACTGCTGTGTTGTTTGTATTGGCCATTTCAGCTCCAGTATCATTTGACCGAGAGATCTGCAGCATTCCCCCACAAGTTTTTTCTTATGCTGTCACTATGTTAGGCAGAATATCCAGTGGTCTTGTTGATCTGTTCGACCAGAATACCCTTTTGAACTATTTGTCTCATTGCAGCAAATTCACTGCTGTGTCTGCTTCTGAGTTTTTCAAGGGAGAATTACTGGACTCTCAAACAAAGAATAGTAACATTCACCTGGGGAAAATGAGTGATTGGATCTTTAATGGATGTTCTGATAACTTGGTTGGATTGAAGAAATTCACGACTCTGTTCCAACACCATTCGAATTCAGTTGATGAAGCAACAAGCTACAGCCAAGTTATATTTCAACAAGTGAGAGATTTGTGGCCAATGATACAGCTAGGATACATGAATGAAGTAATTCGAACATTGAGGTTCTGTACATTCTTTCTGaaatatctttgagttttctagtAGTAAACCTTTACTCTATTATCATTTACAATTCCCTGTCTCAGTTTCATAATTAAAGGTATTGAACCATGATTATTGTTATGGTTTtgaaaacagaaaataaaagtttggaaaatttctTTTCTGTTTTTTATTGAGAAAATTTGTGAGGACATATATACAGCTTATAAGATCCAATCTTGGAGCTACTCTAGGAAACTGATGCACTATTTAGCCTGAAGAAAAAATAGGAAACTAAACACAACCTAAACAAGAGAAGTAaacaatttaaatcaagtaagaTTTTGACTTGGATTCTGCATTCCTTGGCTAGCCATTTCCGACAATTTTGATATGAATGTTTGCGTATGTTCTCACTTTTTGTTCAAGTTGGCGTTAACTCAGAAATCCAAAAGCTTATTTCACCAATCTGTTATAGGGGAAAATCATTGAACCTAAATTTTTATGctattttgttgttttttgtggttttatttgtattttagtGACAATAGCTCCATTGTGCTTTCCTTTCTACATGAGTAATCGTAGACGCATCAATGGTTTGTTCCAGGAATTGGAAGCACGAGTTAAAAAGGTTGAACAATGACTTCCATCAATCCGCTGCCATCTTGGTTTTTTCCATGAATTATCTACGTGTTATAAAATTATATGGCAAGACGTGGGCACATTACTTGTCTCTGGGAAATCTACAGTTTAATGGAATGGGTATTTTGGAGGCTCTATTGCAGAAAACTGAAAGGAGACTTGAAGAAATCCTATGCAGATTCTTAGGACTGAGCAGAGAGGAAGAGTTTCATATCCTGGAGCTAACACTTGTGACTTATACATTGAGATTGTCTTCAGGAGCTACCTGCTGTTTCAATGCTTGTATGAATGAGCTAAAATCTGTAATTTCTCGTGTAGAGCGACTTCATAGAGAAAGATCAATTGAGCTGTCTGATTTTATCATTGAGCTTCAGAATGCGTTGTGTGAAATTGACAACTCCGAAGATGATGCTACTGACAGATTATATCTGTTTCAGAGGTCTCTTTACCTTTTTTCTCCGAAGCATATTGTGTTATCTGGAGAGATCAAATACATGTCAGCTGATGTGAATATATTTGACAATAGTTTTGAAAATCCTATACTCTTTGTTACTGGACTACCTGTTGGTGTATCACTAGAAATCACTCTGTACAACATTTCCAGTGAAGCTAGATTGTGGCTTACGATTGCTCTAACAGAGAAATCAACTCAGTTTATTTTCCTCAATTTTCATGAATTTGAAGGTTGTAATGAAGTGAGGAAATTTCCATTTGTGGCACCATTTTATAGGACTCCCAAGGTGAAATACTTCTCGATAAAGATTTCTGTTGCTATAGAGTGCCTGTCTAAGGTTCAGCGATTGAGGCATAAGAATGGACCAAAACATGAGCTTTTTCAGCTTTGCGAAGAAAAAGAAGTCCATCTATCCTTGGCCCGATGAATAAGCACTATGTTGTATGTTGCTTGGGTGGACAAGAGCAGCAATGAGTGAATCTGCATTCTGATTTCTTGACGTGAACAGGCTCTTGAAGACTGAACATTTTTTTGTGACGAAAGGTTGTGTCACtctataaattatttatttactggCTCGGGAATCATGTAATCACTTCAGAAACGAGCTTTCAAATGGACTGCCAGGATATTCTAGGTGATTCTACATCCATGTTTGAACATGTACATAAAAAATTCCTTGTGGCTTTAGAGAATCACCAACATGTTGAAGGTTTTTCCTCGAATCAGATCTGTCTACATCTGTAAATCTATCTAAAAATTTTGATAGTATCCTGTTAATCATTTGGTTGACCTATCTGCATATTTGTTATGCAGCATAGTATGTAATACTAGCTATGCGAAGTTGGCTTGCTGATGTAGCTTTTCCAATATTCCTTGGTTTGTTATCGCTAAGGTTAGTGTTATTCATATGCCGTGTCCGGTTATTCAGACTCGGCGTTGTCAAAACTTTGAATGTGCATTCTGATAATTTGAATTTTCATGTTGCAGATGATGAAACACCAGCAGCGGCCTGATTATGTTTAGATCCTATATTCCATTGAAGCCAGGTGCCTACACGCTTGAGTAGTTGAGTTTGATTATTATTTTGCTTAGATTACGCGTTTCTGATAAttcaatttataaaattaaggTTAGATCATTATTTTATCTTTAGTACTTTTTAAATGTGGGAGTGTTAGTAAAAAAGAATACTATAAGTCAAAAGGTGAAGGAAAGAGAAGCATTGCCTGATATTTTCACGGGTTTCCATGCTTGTGGGCTCGAAATTTACGTGATCACTACCTTCAATAATTACCTTTTCCACAAAGCAAAAACAATAGGATATTAGAAAACTATGGAACAAGTGTGCTCCACTAATTACTTTTCCTTTTCCAATATAATCAATCCCCAAAAATTCTCAAAGAGAATAAGATAGATATGAAACACGACTTTACTGAATGCAAAATGGTTGTTTGCTGA from the Primulina eburnea isolate SZY01 chromosome 3, ASM2296580v1, whole genome shotgun sequence genome contains:
- the LOC140826247 gene encoding protein SIEL, producing MEQRLLSGSPKSAVVALSLITNPFTSHQTLSSLLDILILNLQDQKFDHPNKILSLLAAISHQRPQLSSRVISAVQKFFFVPSVPIPSFPCALSLLLNTDHSNTIGSGPFYDESLFLSLCFWPCVKTRRWVAKNVGAFLGVRPSVLLTVLLGITKDPYPCIREAALDGLVSLSNRVAVDDKSLTECCYFRATELLFDAQKSVRCSAVSAVCEWGQLLVALNEEKCKRDWSDAVFLQICLMARDMDMNIRVSAFDALGKIQMVSEDLLMQSLSRKALESTKEKNYPGHYTVKLLRIPASAAAFTFVHGLQDEFHEVRRSACCALQMLMAFSSEFTGEAVHVLMDILNDDSLVVRLQALETLHHISLCGQLKVEESHLHMFFGSLMDGSPMIRSASRKAIQSIKLPKLKMFRLCIDALVKNLELYPLDEADVFSVLYKIGRIHGKYVASIFQEVFQELEPSFDGNLGFHNTRTAVLFVLAISAPVSFDREICSIPPQVFSYAVTMLGRISSGLVDLFDQNTLLNYLSHCSKFTAVSASEFFKGELLDSQTKNSNIHLGKMSDWIFNGCSDNLVGLKKFTTLFQHHSNSVDEATSYSQVIFQQVRDLWPMIQLGYMNEVIRTLRNWKHELKRLNNDFHQSAAILVFSMNYLRVIKLYGKTWAHYLSLGNLQFNGMGILEALLQKTERRLEEILCRFLGLSREEEFHILELTLVTYTLRLSSGATCCFNACMNELKSVISRVERLHRERSIELSDFIIELQNALCEIDNSEDDATDRLYLFQRSLYLFSPKHIVLSGEIKYMSADVNIFDNSFENPILFVTGLPVGVSLEITLYNISSEARLWLTIALTEKSTQFIFLNFHEFEGCNEVRKFPFVAPFYRTPKVKYFSIKISVAIECLSKVQRLRHKNGPKHELFQLCEEKEVHLSLAR